Proteins encoded by one window of Lacipirellulaceae bacterium:
- the nagB gene encoding glucosamine-6-phosphate deaminase, producing MSTAEYSTDRLLFNEGAELEKISCHVFQNAKNASTYVAAQIADLIRSRTEQGEMCVLGLATGSTPVSVYDELVRLHQEEGLSFRNVITFNLDEYFPMQPEELQSYVRFMNEHLFDRVDIQKENAHVPDGTLDESEVADYCRDYEQAIIDAGGIDIQLLGIGRTGHIGFNEPGSGRESRTRLITLDKVTRRDAASDFFGEEHVPKRAITMGVGTILEARQIYLLAFGEGKAPVVAQAIEGEVSKSIAASFLQEHANAKIVLDDAAAEQLTRYRCPWVLGPCDWDEALIRKAVIWLSQHLQKPILKLTVEDYNEEDLQELLAKYGTAYDINLKVFRHLQSTITGWPGGKPAHARLPGDRPREHDDIFPKRVLVFSPHPDDDVISMGGTLGRLADQGHEVHVAYQTSGNIAVFDDDVRRQADLISDFKDAFEIPDEKVSEILNGIQEALANKSPGQVDSDAVQEVKGLIRRGEARAGARVCGVPAERLHFLDMPFYETGRVRKKPLGEEDIQIIVNLLQELKPHQVYAAGDLSDPHGTHRTCLKAILQACDRVQQESWYEVCDVWLYRGAWQEWSPHQIEMSVPLSPDEMLRKRNAIFKHESQKDRALFPGPDPREFWQRAEDRNHKTAHVYDALGLAEYEAIEGFVRWKGDLDALV from the coding sequence ATGAGCACAGCGGAATACTCCACAGATCGACTTCTCTTTAACGAAGGTGCCGAGCTGGAGAAGATTTCTTGCCACGTCTTTCAAAACGCTAAAAACGCCAGCACTTACGTAGCTGCTCAAATTGCCGACCTTATTAGGAGTAGGACGGAACAAGGGGAGATGTGCGTACTGGGTCTTGCAACTGGCAGTACCCCGGTTTCTGTCTATGACGAATTGGTTCGGCTTCATCAGGAGGAAGGCCTTAGCTTTCGGAACGTCATCACGTTCAATCTAGATGAGTATTTCCCAATGCAGCCTGAAGAGCTGCAGAGTTACGTTCGCTTTATGAACGAGCATCTCTTTGATCGGGTTGATATTCAGAAAGAGAACGCACACGTTCCTGATGGAACACTCGATGAATCGGAAGTGGCCGACTACTGTCGCGACTACGAACAAGCGATCATTGACGCAGGCGGCATCGACATTCAACTATTAGGCATCGGACGCACGGGGCATATCGGCTTCAACGAGCCGGGTTCGGGGCGTGAAAGCCGCACGCGTCTCATTACGCTCGATAAGGTGACTCGTCGTGACGCAGCCAGCGACTTCTTCGGGGAAGAGCATGTTCCGAAACGGGCCATCACGATGGGCGTGGGGACGATTCTCGAAGCACGGCAGATTTATCTGCTCGCTTTTGGTGAAGGGAAAGCGCCGGTTGTTGCCCAAGCGATCGAGGGTGAGGTTTCTAAGTCCATCGCGGCCAGCTTTCTGCAGGAACATGCCAATGCCAAAATCGTTCTCGACGACGCGGCCGCTGAGCAGCTCACCCGCTACCGTTGTCCATGGGTGCTGGGTCCTTGCGATTGGGACGAGGCCCTGATACGCAAGGCCGTCATTTGGCTCTCACAACATTTGCAAAAGCCGATCCTCAAGCTGACGGTCGAAGATTACAACGAAGAGGACCTGCAAGAACTGTTGGCAAAGTATGGCACGGCCTACGATATCAATCTAAAGGTGTTCCGTCATCTGCAGTCGACAATTACGGGTTGGCCGGGTGGCAAACCGGCTCATGCGCGTCTGCCCGGTGATCGTCCGCGCGAACATGACGATATCTTTCCGAAGCGAGTGCTGGTCTTCTCGCCGCATCCCGACGACGACGTGATCTCAATGGGAGGCACGCTTGGCCGGCTGGCTGACCAGGGGCACGAGGTGCATGTTGCCTATCAGACTTCAGGCAACATTGCCGTCTTCGACGACGATGTCCGTCGCCAAGCCGACCTGATTTCTGACTTCAAAGATGCTTTCGAAATCCCCGACGAAAAGGTCAGCGAAATACTCAACGGGATTCAAGAGGCGTTGGCAAACAAGTCGCCTGGGCAAGTCGACAGTGATGCTGTTCAAGAAGTGAAAGGCCTGATCCGTAGAGGTGAGGCGCGTGCAGGGGCACGAGTTTGCGGGGTCCCTGCCGAGCGACTTCACTTTCTTGACATGCCGTTTTACGAGACGGGTCGCGTTCGCAAGAAACCGCTTGGCGAGGAAGATATTCAAATCATTGTGAACTTGTTGCAAGAACTGAAGCCGCACCAAGTTTACGCAGCAGGCGACTTGTCCGATCCTCACGGCACGCACCGAACTTGCCTGAAGGCAATCTTACAGGCGTGCGATCGCGTGCAGCAGGAATCGTGGTACGAGGTGTGCGATGTCTGGCTTTACCGTGGCGCTTGGCAAGAGTGGAGTCCGCACCAGATCGAAATGTCGGTTCCACTAAGCCCGGACGAGATGCTCCGTAAACGCAACGCGATCTTCAAGCACGAATCGCAGAAAGACCGCGCCCTTTTCCCTGGCCCTGACCCGCGAGAGTTCTGGCAACGGGCTGAAGATCGAAACCACAAAACGGCACATGTTTACGACGCGTTGGGACTAGCCGAGTATGAAGCGATTGAAGGCTTCGTTCGTTGGAAGGGCGACTTGGACGCGTTGGTATAG
- a CDS encoding sodium:solute symporter, whose product MGALGLGLWVGRGQKSTVDYFLGGRSLPWWALLLSIVATETSTVTFLSVPGFVFAAGGDMTFLQITFGYVVGRILVAYLLLPLFFRGELFTSYEVLETRFGTATRRATSLLFLITRNVSDALRLYLSALAMREAIGLDFTTCVVGLGIITIAYTFFGGMKSVVWNDCVQFVIYMLGAFIALLVIRNQLPGGWEQLWKFGQDSNRLRVFDFDFDLTKKTMTFWAGLVGGLFLTAATHGTDQMMVQRYLSAKSERSAGLAIIMSGVLVMAQFALFLFIGAALACFYQEFPVSEQFGDKGNDRVFAYFIVNNLPVGLVGLTIAAVLAATMSTLSSSLNSSATAFINDIYLPLRKNELNAVQQFKLGQLSTAVFGVLQIIIALLSEEYGATQNTVGKVLSVAGFALGPMLGMYFLAVLTQRVTQVPALLGFACGIYVLVCVTYIASVHWAWFSAIGAVSTLLYGLMFSFLIDKSPSDSLQGN is encoded by the coding sequence TTGGGCGCCCTCGGCCTGGGGCTCTGGGTAGGGCGCGGTCAGAAGAGTACGGTTGACTACTTCTTGGGCGGTAGGTCGCTCCCCTGGTGGGCGTTGTTGCTTTCGATCGTTGCTACCGAGACCAGCACAGTGACGTTTCTTAGCGTCCCAGGGTTCGTTTTCGCCGCGGGTGGCGATATGACCTTCCTGCAAATCACCTTCGGCTACGTTGTTGGCCGAATCCTGGTCGCCTATCTCCTCTTGCCGCTCTTTTTTCGTGGTGAACTGTTCACCTCTTACGAGGTGCTCGAAACCCGCTTTGGCACCGCGACCCGCCGTGCGACTTCGCTCCTCTTCTTGATCACGCGAAACGTCAGCGACGCGCTCCGGCTCTATCTCTCGGCACTTGCCATGCGAGAGGCGATCGGTCTGGATTTTACGACCTGCGTCGTGGGCCTTGGCATCATTACTATCGCCTACACTTTCTTTGGAGGGATGAAGTCCGTCGTCTGGAACGATTGTGTCCAGTTCGTTATCTATATGCTGGGTGCCTTCATTGCGCTGCTTGTGATCCGCAATCAACTTCCAGGCGGCTGGGAGCAGCTTTGGAAGTTTGGCCAGGATAGCAATCGCTTACGAGTGTTTGATTTCGATTTCGATCTCACGAAGAAAACGATGACGTTTTGGGCCGGACTGGTTGGTGGGCTCTTCTTAACGGCTGCCACGCACGGCACTGACCAAATGATGGTCCAGCGCTATTTGTCTGCCAAGTCAGAACGCTCCGCGGGTCTGGCGATCATCATGAGCGGCGTGCTTGTTATGGCACAGTTTGCATTGTTCCTATTCATCGGAGCAGCGCTCGCTTGTTTCTACCAAGAGTTTCCCGTTAGTGAGCAGTTCGGCGACAAAGGGAACGACCGTGTGTTTGCATACTTTATCGTTAATAACTTGCCGGTTGGGCTGGTTGGTTTGACCATTGCGGCCGTACTAGCTGCAACGATGTCGACACTCTCCAGTTCACTGAACTCTTCGGCCACGGCGTTCATTAACGATATTTATCTTCCTTTGAGAAAGAACGAGTTGAATGCTGTACAGCAGTTTAAGCTTGGACAACTCTCCACGGCGGTCTTTGGTGTATTACAAATCATTATCGCCCTGCTAAGTGAAGAGTACGGAGCAACACAGAATACGGTAGGTAAAGTACTTTCAGTAGCAGGGTTTGCGCTAGGTCCTATGTTAGGGATGTACTTTCTAGCTGTACTTACCCAGCGCGTGACACAGGTCCCCGCTCTGCTTGGCTTCGCTTGTGGAATCTATGTCTTGGTTTGCGTGACCTATATTGCTAGCGTCCACTGGGCGTGGTTCTCTGCGATCGGCGCAGTTTCAACATTGCTTTACGGGCTGATGTTTAGCTTTCTAATCGACAAGTCTCCCTCGGACTCGTTGCAAGGTAACTAG
- a CDS encoding DUF1343 domain-containing protein, with product MNSYKLLLAIFLLACLQSATSAEQLLPSSRLEKTTPERLGFDPGHLSRIETQVRSEILKGKIPGAVVVVGRQKGIAYAKAFGNRQVEPSKEKMMLDTVFDLASLTKPIATATSIMILVERGQVSLREPVSTYLPEFGQNGKKLITVEQLLTHQGGLIPDNKLADYQDGIDQAWTNIWELEPTDALGKRFVYTDVGFLVLAKIVEKVSGQTIAEFALENIYQPLGMTETGYVPADELRQRAATTEQREGRWMKGEVHDPRAYLLEGVAGHAGLFSTAHDLSIYARALLAGGTLDGRRILGRITLNEMTSPRNIAGQRRGLGWDMRSKYSSNRGELLTKHAFGHGGFTGTAIWIDPELDLFYIVLSNRVHPDGKGSVNPLAGRIGTIAAASIVETKKPAATRSKASSGRVVFNGIDVLEREKFKSLAGARVGLITNHTGLNREGKRTVDLIHTAERTELVAIFSPEHGLQGKLDQANIDHTTDEATGLPVYSLYGESRKPSEGQLQGIDTLVFDIQDIGARFYTYISTMGLAMEAAAEQGIRFVVLDRPNPLNGLIIEGPLLDEGKESFIAYHSMPVRHGMTIGELAKMFRKERNLNLALRVVEITGWSRGDYWDQTGLTWVNPSPNMRSLNQAVLYPGVCLLEPTNVSVGRGTDTPFEVVGAPWIKERELAKHLNSMELAGVRFVPIRFTPTASKHKGEECGGVNIIVTNRQGFRAFPVGLHLAAALQQFYPDDWDTTRMNHLLRSDDVLATILQSKSLAECKAKCQQQSNLFKKRRQPYLLYR from the coding sequence ATGAATTCTTACAAACTGCTATTAGCAATCTTTCTTCTTGCGTGCCTGCAGAGTGCCACTTCGGCAGAGCAGTTACTGCCTTCCTCTCGTCTCGAAAAAACCACGCCCGAGCGTCTTGGGTTCGATCCCGGGCACCTTTCGCGAATTGAGACGCAGGTTCGCAGCGAGATTCTCAAAGGGAAAATCCCCGGTGCGGTCGTCGTGGTTGGTCGCCAGAAGGGCATCGCCTATGCCAAGGCGTTCGGAAATCGTCAGGTGGAACCTTCTAAAGAGAAGATGATGCTCGACACCGTGTTCGATCTAGCGTCGCTGACAAAACCAATCGCCACAGCAACCAGCATCATGATTCTTGTCGAGCGTGGGCAAGTCAGTCTACGTGAACCGGTTTCCACGTACCTGCCTGAATTCGGCCAGAACGGCAAAAAGTTAATCACGGTCGAACAACTGCTGACTCATCAGGGAGGACTCATCCCTGATAACAAATTGGCGGACTATCAAGACGGAATTGACCAGGCCTGGACGAACATCTGGGAGCTTGAGCCGACCGACGCTTTAGGGAAGCGTTTCGTTTACACGGACGTGGGTTTTCTTGTCTTGGCCAAGATCGTCGAGAAAGTCAGCGGGCAAACGATTGCTGAGTTTGCTCTGGAGAATATCTATCAACCCCTCGGCATGACCGAGACCGGTTACGTGCCCGCGGATGAACTTCGACAGCGAGCTGCCACAACGGAGCAACGCGAGGGGCGCTGGATGAAAGGTGAGGTCCACGACCCGCGCGCTTATTTGCTTGAGGGAGTCGCCGGGCACGCGGGACTATTCTCGACAGCTCACGATTTGTCAATTTACGCTCGCGCGTTGCTGGCCGGAGGCACCCTTGATGGGCGGCGAATTCTCGGCCGGATAACGCTCAACGAAATGACCTCCCCACGCAACATCGCCGGGCAACGACGGGGGCTCGGCTGGGACATGCGGAGCAAGTACTCCAGCAATCGGGGCGAACTGCTCACTAAGCACGCTTTTGGTCATGGCGGCTTCACCGGCACGGCCATTTGGATTGATCCCGAGCTTGATCTGTTCTACATCGTTCTCTCCAATCGCGTTCATCCCGACGGTAAGGGGAGCGTTAATCCACTTGCGGGGCGGATAGGTACGATCGCAGCCGCATCGATCGTTGAAACGAAGAAACCTGCCGCGACACGCTCCAAAGCTTCCAGCGGACGAGTCGTTTTCAATGGAATTGATGTGCTCGAGCGTGAGAAGTTCAAGTCCCTAGCCGGTGCACGAGTCGGACTAATCACGAACCACACAGGACTCAACCGCGAGGGAAAACGGACGGTTGATTTGATTCACACTGCGGAGCGGACCGAGTTGGTCGCCATCTTCAGCCCGGAACATGGCCTGCAAGGAAAACTCGATCAGGCAAACATCGACCACACCACCGACGAGGCAACGGGCTTGCCGGTTTACAGTCTCTATGGCGAGTCGCGCAAACCGAGCGAGGGGCAACTCCAAGGTATCGACACGCTGGTCTTCGATATCCAAGACATAGGTGCGCGGTTCTATACGTACATCTCGACGATGGGGTTGGCGATGGAAGCAGCGGCGGAGCAAGGCATTCGCTTCGTCGTGCTGGATCGTCCGAATCCCTTGAATGGTCTCATCATCGAGGGGCCGCTGCTGGACGAAGGAAAAGAGTCTTTCATCGCCTACCACTCGATGCCGGTCCGTCATGGCATGACGATTGGCGAACTGGCGAAGATGTTCCGCAAGGAACGAAACCTGAACCTCGCTCTCCGCGTTGTTGAAATAACGGGTTGGAGTCGCGGTGACTATTGGGATCAAACCGGTCTCACTTGGGTAAACCCCTCACCGAATATGCGTAGCTTGAACCAAGCGGTGCTTTACCCGGGAGTCTGTTTGCTGGAGCCAACCAATGTATCGGTAGGCCGCGGTACCGATACCCCGTTCGAAGTCGTGGGGGCACCATGGATTAAGGAGCGTGAGTTGGCCAAACACCTCAACAGCATGGAGTTGGCGGGCGTCCGCTTTGTTCCAATCCGATTCACCCCCACAGCGAGCAAGCATAAGGGCGAAGAATGCGGAGGCGTGAATATCATCGTCACGAATCGACAAGGCTTTCGAGCCTTCCCGGTCGGCTTGCACCTAGCCGCGGCGCTCCAGCAGTTCTACCCAGACGATTGGGATACCACGCGAATGAATCACCTTTTGCGCAGCGATGATGTGTTGGCGACTATTCTCCAGTCCAAAAGCCTTGCGGAGTGCAAAGCGAAGTGCCAGCAGCAATCAAACCTGTTTAAGAAGAGGCGGCAGCCGTACTTGCTGTATCGGTAG
- a CDS encoding family 10 glycosylhydrolase has translation MRAFLFHAACATILLSVTTTARADFGETRTIFVDRFDFPFTGNITSMTNEINSIMQDAADEGFTDVVWQVRARGDALYNSNVEPRAAFMTNGFDPLQTALDAAHSRGLKVHAWFNSTNMWNTNSINPPSGHMYNNTNPSFRLRDLNGNLEPQAGWGTLPYSSVNPILPEVHTHINNVVNDVATNYNVDGIHLDYIRYIPGTSNFDRLPHDSLSHQLFNAATGLDGSNPANAAAYENYIAGRITDLVATISQTVNAAETSTGRTMEYSASVWRDPDVGVNDYMQDYRTWLENDYFDIMMPMIYLSASNDGDLFNDNLLNTMSIPTNTDVRPTLASYLHVAGGGGGAALTRSQIERAFLMGADGINFYDQPAYFNGYSSSERASIKALIDSFSDPNASGQGNSLEDFEVNEGNFSSSPTFSGSNIGIGANSTATMVTTEAQSGSGSQELFIDGDPGGWFFRHLAGGGSPGNNDAFTSEGFIGFWLKTDDPGITVQIALDDPGTADRGFLQPVQADGEWHLYQWNLEDDRQWEGWVTGNGSITGSTVTIDSIQFFGAGDATIYLDTISHNPDGYLAGLVATDPADFDGDGDVDGQDLTQWLGDYGANGDSDANDDGNSDGADFLTWQQNFAPSGSGALASSAVPEPSTTVLLILAITGTAGSARKRR, from the coding sequence ATGAGAGCTTTTCTTTTTCACGCAGCATGCGCCACCATTCTGCTTTCTGTGACAACAACGGCACGAGCTGACTTTGGAGAAACGAGAACGATCTTCGTTGACCGTTTCGACTTTCCATTCACAGGTAACATCACGTCGATGACCAACGAGATCAACAGCATCATGCAGGATGCTGCTGATGAAGGGTTCACCGATGTTGTCTGGCAAGTACGAGCACGCGGCGACGCTCTGTACAACAGCAACGTCGAACCGCGGGCTGCATTCATGACCAACGGGTTCGACCCCTTGCAGACGGCCCTCGATGCGGCACACTCACGTGGCTTGAAAGTCCATGCTTGGTTCAATTCCACCAACATGTGGAACACGAATTCAATCAATCCACCAAGCGGCCACATGTACAACAACACGAATCCCAGCTTCCGCCTGCGTGATTTGAACGGCAACCTTGAACCGCAAGCCGGCTGGGGCACGTTGCCTTATTCCAGCGTGAATCCAATCCTGCCGGAGGTTCACACGCACATCAACAACGTGGTCAACGATGTGGCGACCAACTACAACGTCGACGGCATCCATCTCGACTACATTCGCTATATCCCGGGCACTTCGAACTTTGATCGCTTGCCGCACGATTCGCTCTCGCATCAGCTGTTCAACGCGGCAACGGGCTTGGACGGCTCGAACCCAGCGAATGCGGCGGCTTATGAGAACTACATCGCGGGGCGGATTACCGACCTCGTGGCAACAATCAGCCAAACGGTGAATGCCGCGGAAACGAGCACCGGTCGGACGATGGAATACTCGGCCTCGGTATGGCGTGATCCGGATGTGGGCGTGAACGACTACATGCAGGACTACCGGACATGGCTGGAGAACGATTACTTCGACATCATGATGCCTATGATCTACTTGAGTGCGTCCAATGACGGTGATTTGTTCAATGACAACCTGCTTAATACCATGAGCATTCCGACGAACACGGACGTAAGGCCAACACTCGCCTCCTATCTTCATGTCGCGGGCGGCGGAGGCGGGGCCGCCTTGACGCGGAGCCAAATCGAACGCGCCTTCTTAATGGGAGCCGACGGAATCAACTTCTACGACCAGCCGGCTTACTTCAACGGCTATAGCTCCAGCGAGCGGGCATCCATTAAGGCACTTATCGATTCGTTCAGCGACCCCAATGCCAGTGGGCAAGGCAACTCCTTGGAAGATTTCGAGGTGAACGAGGGCAACTTCAGTTCGTCTCCGACATTTTCCGGATCGAATATTGGCATCGGTGCGAACTCGACCGCGACGATGGTGACCACCGAAGCCCAGAGCGGCAGTGGATCACAAGAATTGTTTATCGACGGCGATCCTGGGGGATGGTTCTTCCGACATCTGGCTGGCGGCGGTAGCCCCGGCAACAACGATGCCTTCACCTCAGAGGGTTTCATCGGCTTTTGGCTGAAGACCGACGATCCGGGGATTACCGTACAAATTGCTCTCGACGATCCGGGCACCGCGGACCGGGGATTTCTTCAACCAGTCCAGGCCGATGGCGAGTGGCACCTCTACCAGTGGAATCTCGAAGACGATCGGCAATGGGAAGGTTGGGTAACCGGAAACGGAAGTATCACGGGCTCAACGGTGACCATCGATTCGATTCAGTTTTTTGGAGCAGGTGATGCAACGATCTACCTCGATACGATTTCGCACAATCCGGATGGATACTTGGCCGGCTTGGTAGCGACCGACCCTGCGGACTTCGACGGGGATGGCGACGTTGATGGCCAGGACCTTACGCAGTGGCTCGGCGACTATGGAGCGAACGGCGACTCGGATGCGAACGACGATGGCAACTCCGACGGTGCAGACTTTCTGACCTGGCAACAGAACTTTGCGCCCAGCGGCTCTGGTGCGTTGGCCTCCTCAGCAGTTCCAGAGCCTAGTACCACTGTGCTTCTAATTTTGGCAATCACGGGAACTGCCGGTTCTGCACGCAAGCGGCGTTAG
- a CDS encoding DUF1559 domain-containing protein produces the protein MFVVSQKIKSPHRRKAFTLVELLVVFAIIGVLVGLLLSAVQAARESARRMNCQSNLKNVSLACLSYESSQGRLPPGSAINRVRTRNGLSLHVELLSYVEQNALEESIKRQVETFRKNDPARQPPNIYDLEQVNEIEVEIYRCPSDSEVIDNRNGEDLSASSYAGVTGSAASRGDAEHFVGEDDNLCGVVNFDGVFFPGSRVKLRQIQDGTTNTLLFGERWYQLRAWTAGAFWRPEATGSLATMPVPDSCLSALKNVDMKAPLNASLPTDGYYRGHEDDDRPGPAPPELKITGYNNLPFGSFHPGGANFSTVDGSVHFVNNDIAGEILLALASRDGAELTPEPWN, from the coding sequence ATGTTTGTTGTGTCTCAAAAGATAAAGTCTCCGCACAGGAGGAAGGCTTTCACCTTAGTCGAGTTACTCGTAGTGTTCGCTATTATCGGCGTGTTAGTTGGACTGTTGCTCAGCGCCGTTCAGGCTGCTCGCGAGTCTGCCCGCAGGATGAATTGCCAAAGCAATCTAAAGAATGTCTCGCTGGCGTGCCTGTCCTACGAGTCTTCTCAGGGAAGATTGCCGCCCGGCTCAGCGATCAATCGTGTCCGCACGCGCAACGGGCTCAGCCTGCACGTCGAGCTTCTCTCGTATGTCGAACAGAATGCTCTGGAGGAGTCAATCAAACGGCAGGTCGAAACCTTCCGCAAGAACGACCCCGCGCGACAGCCGCCGAATATCTATGACCTTGAGCAAGTCAATGAAATTGAGGTCGAGATCTATCGTTGCCCTAGCGATAGCGAAGTGATTGACAATCGCAACGGCGAGGACCTTTCGGCCTCCAGCTACGCGGGTGTCACCGGCTCGGCAGCCAGCCGTGGTGATGCGGAACATTTTGTGGGAGAGGACGACAACCTTTGCGGTGTCGTCAACTTCGACGGCGTTTTCTTCCCAGGTAGTCGCGTGAAGCTGCGGCAGATTCAAGACGGCACCACCAACACGTTGTTATTTGGGGAGCGTTGGTATCAGTTGCGTGCTTGGACGGCCGGCGCGTTCTGGCGACCTGAGGCAACGGGTAGTCTAGCGACTATGCCGGTGCCTGATTCTTGCCTCAGTGCGTTAAAGAACGTCGACATGAAGGCTCCCTTGAATGCTTCGCTCCCAACGGACGGCTACTACCGCGGTCACGAAGACGATGACCGTCCGGGCCCCGCACCGCCCGAACTGAAAATCACCGGATACAATAATTTGCCGTTTGGAAGTTTTCACCCGGGCGGTGCCAACTTCAGCACGGTCGATGGGAGCGTCCATTTCGTTAATAATGATATCGCTGGGGAGATTTTACTTGCCCTTGCTTCACGTGATGGAGCGGAGCTTACCCCGGAGCCCTGGAATTAG
- a CDS encoding family 10 glycosylhydrolase: protein MLVSRHRYAVFLLLAFGLFLSGSPASFADEAKNLTPSPRREFRAAWIATVANIDWPSKPGLSTEEQKRELIALLDCAVELNLNAIVFQVRPHCDALYASELEPWSEYLTGTMGKPPAPFYDPLELAVEECHRRGLELHAWFNPYRASHPSGKSELSEDHISKLKPEAVREYGKYLWLDPGEPSAVDHSLAVILDVVRRYDIDGVHFDDYFYPYPINDDDGKPLDFPDEASWEKSQATSASLSRNDWRRQNVNQFIARVAEEVKKAKPWVKFGVSPFGIWRPGYPSGVTGFDAYDKLYADSQKWFHEGTVDYLTPQLYWKLGSKGQSYSALLRWWQEENKQNRHLWPGQYTSRLLGEGAKAWPSEEIVAQIWATRAQEGATGNVHFSMKALARNSDGIADDLKSGAYQEPALVPATPWLDARGKVPAIPKVEAKLLQDLAVVEFATEDGKQPWLWTVSAKYGPHWKIRVVPGHNNRLEMPETSRFEGELHALESVGVSAVDRLGRQSEYSSTVYSSGQSH, encoded by the coding sequence TTGCTTGTTTCTCGTCACAGATATGCTGTCTTTCTATTGCTTGCTTTCGGTTTGTTCTTGAGTGGCTCACCTGCAAGTTTCGCGGATGAAGCGAAGAACCTCACTCCATCGCCGCGACGTGAGTTTCGCGCCGCCTGGATCGCGACCGTTGCCAACATCGATTGGCCCTCGAAACCTGGGTTGAGTACCGAAGAGCAGAAGCGAGAGCTGATCGCGCTGCTGGATTGTGCCGTTGAGCTGAATCTCAACGCGATTGTTTTTCAAGTACGTCCGCATTGCGATGCGCTTTATGCCTCGGAGTTGGAACCTTGGTCGGAGTATCTCACCGGCACGATGGGCAAGCCGCCCGCGCCGTTCTATGACCCGCTGGAACTGGCGGTCGAGGAATGCCATCGTAGGGGATTGGAGCTGCACGCTTGGTTCAATCCCTATCGAGCGTCGCATCCCTCGGGCAAGAGCGAATTGTCAGAGGATCACATCAGCAAACTGAAGCCGGAGGCTGTACGTGAGTACGGTAAGTACCTCTGGCTCGATCCTGGTGAACCGTCAGCCGTGGATCATTCGTTGGCCGTGATTCTCGACGTGGTCCGTCGTTACGACATTGATGGCGTCCACTTTGATGACTACTTTTATCCGTATCCGATCAATGACGACGATGGGAAGCCACTCGACTTTCCTGACGAAGCGAGTTGGGAGAAGTCGCAAGCGACTAGCGCTTCACTTTCCAGAAACGACTGGCGACGGCAGAATGTTAATCAGTTCATTGCCCGCGTTGCCGAAGAAGTAAAGAAAGCGAAACCTTGGGTGAAGTTCGGCGTCAGCCCGTTTGGGATTTGGCGTCCAGGATACCCTAGCGGCGTGACCGGGTTTGACGCTTATGACAAGCTCTACGCTGATTCGCAAAAGTGGTTCCACGAGGGGACTGTCGATTACTTAACGCCTCAGCTTTATTGGAAACTCGGCAGCAAAGGCCAAAGCTACTCGGCATTGCTCCGCTGGTGGCAAGAGGAGAACAAGCAGAACCGCCATCTGTGGCCGGGGCAATATACTTCTCGCCTGCTGGGCGAAGGTGCCAAAGCGTGGCCGTCTGAAGAGATCGTTGCACAAATCTGGGCAACCCGAGCGCAAGAAGGTGCCACAGGGAACGTCCACTTCAGTATGAAAGCATTAGCTCGGAACTCGGATGGCATCGCTGATGATTTGAAGTCGGGAGCGTATCAAGAGCCTGCGTTAGTGCCAGCGACTCCTTGGCTCGACGCACGCGGCAAGGTGCCTGCAATACCTAAGGTTGAGGCCAAGCTTCTGCAAGATTTGGCGGTGGTGGAGTTTGCCACTGAGGATGGCAAGCAGCCCTGGCTGTGGACGGTGAGTGCGAAGTATGGTCCCCACTGGAAGATACGTGTGGTCCCTGGGCATAATAATCGTCTAGAAATGCCGGAAACGTCTCGCTTCGAGGGTGAGTTGCACGCGTTGGAAAGCGTCGGCGTTTCCGCGGTCGACCGCCTTGGCCGACAAAGCGAGTACTCTTCGACCGTTTATTCTTCCGGCCAGTCCCACTAA